The following are encoded together in the Daucus carota subsp. sativus chromosome 5, DH1 v3.0, whole genome shotgun sequence genome:
- the LOC108221833 gene encoding cytochrome P450 734A1, translated as MASLFVIIFLTVACFKVLYSVIWVPWRIQQLFRKQGVNGPNYRPFYGNTAEMTHMTKEALSKSISSLNHDILHRVSPDYYQWSAKYGKTFLCWFGMRPRLVLVDPDMIKDVMLKTTDTNDRDDYNPLSRLLFAQGLPGLMGHKWAAHRKIEAPAFNVDRIKAWVPGIVATVTIMLNNWEQKIGEKIEFEVDVHQEIHNLSAEVISEIAIGSDFEEGRRIFEILQQQEILAHQAMHNVYIPGFRFLPTKMNKLRWRLEKESRDIMRMVVERHGKTSENSTNVLSRLMPGSNMNKHGPGLEIEEIIDECKTIFYGGKEAVANALAWALLLLAQHQEWQNKAREEVLRVCKGNEHLAAENLQELKIVGLIIKETLRLYPVDNSISRRTLKNVKVGSLNIPAGTEVYVPQSAVHHDTKIWGADANEFNPARFENPPKHLGAYFPFGLGARICIGRNLAMVEAKIILAMIIKKFSFEVSPSYVHAPMMVFTLRPQYGAHILVRRISN; from the exons ATGGCTTCATTGTTTGTTATTATCTTTCTAACTGTTGCATGCTTCAAAGTCTTGTACTCAGTGATATGGGTTCCATGGAGAATCCAACAATTATTCAGAAAACAAGGTGTAAACGGCCCGAATTATCGTCCATTTTACGGGAACACAGCAGAGATGACACACATGACAAAAGAAGCTCTGTCAAAATCCATTTCTAGCTTGAATCATGATATTTTACACCGAGTCTCACCGGATTATTATCAGTGGTCAGCTAAGTATGGCAAGACGTTTTTGTGCTGGTTCGGGATGAGGCCGAGGCTGGTTTTGGTGGATCCGGATATGATCAAAGATGTAATGCTGAAAACAACTGATACGAATGATCGGGATGACTATAATCCTTTGTCTAGGCTGCTGTTCGCACAGGGACTTCCGGGTTTGATGGGTCACAAATGGGCAGCTCATCGAAAGATAGAAGCTCCAGCATTCAACGTGGATAGAATCAAG GCTTGGGTGCCGGGGATAGTAGCCACTGTAACAATAATGCTGAATAATTGGGAACAAAAAATAGgagaaaaaattgaatttgagGTGGATGTTCACCAAGAAATTCATAATCTGTCAGCTGAGGTTATATCTGAAATAGCCATTGGGAGTGATTTCGAAGAGGGGAGGCGCATCTTTGAAATACTACAGCAACAAGAGATCCTTGCTCATCAGGCTATGCACAATGTTTACATTCCTGGATTCAG GTTCTTGCCCACTAAAATGAACAAGCTGAGATGGAGATTAGAGAAGGAAAGCCGAGATATAATGAGGATGGTTGTTGAGAGACATGGAAAAACAAGTGAAAATTCGACGAATGTCTTGAGCag GTTAATGCCTGGTAGCAACATGAATAAACATGGACCGGGGTTGGAAATTGAGGAAATCATTGACGAGTGCAAGACTATTTTCTATGGGGGAAAAGAAGCAGTAGCCAATGCTTTGGCTTGGGCTCTTCTTCTTCTAGCACAGCACCAAGAATGGCAAAACAAAGCCCGTGAGGAAGTTCTTCGCGTGTGCAAAGGCAATGAGCATCTAGCTGCAGAGAACTTGCAAGAGTTGAAGATT GTTGGTTTGATAATCAAAGAAACACTCCGACTCTATCCTGTTGATAATAGCATCTCCAGACGGACCTTGAAGAATGTAAAAGTTGGCAGCTTAAACATCCCAGCCGGAACAGAAGTCTACGTGCCACAATCTGCCGTCCATCATGACACAAAGATATGGGGAGCAGACGCGAATGAGTTCAATCCTGCAAGGTTTGAGAACCCTCCAAAGCATTTGGGCGCGTACTTTCCATTTGGGCTAGGCGCCAGAATTTGTATTGGCCGAAATCTGGCAATGGTGGAAGCTAAAATCATCCTAGCTATGATCATCAAGAAGTTTTCCTTCGAGGTCTCACCATCATATGTCCATGCTCCAATGATGGTGTTCACTTTGCGGCCTCAGTATGGTGCTCATATCCTTGTTAGGAGGATCAGTAATTGA
- the LOC108221835 gene encoding cytochrome P450 734A1-like, translating to MILYFFYSVMWVPWRIQQHFRKQGVDGPNYRPFYGNTAEMTRMTKEALSKSISCLNHDILHRVSPDYYQWSAKYGKTFLCWFRMRPRLVLVDPDMIKDVMLKTTDTNDRDDFNPLSKLLFAQGLPGLRGHTWAVHRKIATPAFNKEKIKVWVPGMVASVTKMLENWEAKIGERDEIEMEVHKEFHELSAEIFSRTVLGNNYENGKRIFKLQQQQEISTNLAMQNVYIPGFRFLPTRMNRLRWRLEKETRDTMRMIIEASRKTSVNSLNFLSMLMSGDINKHGPRLEIEEVIDECKTFFYAGKEATANALTWALLLLAQHQEWQNKAREEVLLVCKDNEHPTVETLPELKIVSMIIKETLRLYTPDNSICRRTFKKVKVGSLDIPAGTELCVPQAAVHHDTKIWGADANVFNPARFEKPPKHLGAYFPFGLGSRICIGRNLAMVETKIVLAMIIKQFSFEVSPSYVHAPMMFFTVQPQYGAHILVKRINS from the exons ATGATCTTATATTTTTTCTACTCAGTAATGTGGGTGCCATGGAGAATTCAACAACATTTCAGAAAACAGGGTGTAGATGGCCCGAATTATCGTCCATTTTATGGAAACACAGCAGAGATGACACGCATGACAAAAGAAGCTCTATCAAAATCCATTTCTTGTTTGAATCATGATATTCTACACCGCGTGTCACCAGATTATTATCAGTGGTCAGCCAAGTACGGCAAGACGTTTTTGTGCTGGTTTAGAATGAGGCCGAGGCTGGTTTTGGTGGATCCAGATATGATCAAAGATGTAATGCTCAAAACAACTGATACGAATGATAGGGATGACTTCAATCCTTTGTCTAAGCTGCTCTTCGCACAGGGACTTCCGGGGTTGAGGGGTCACACATGGGCTGTTCATCGAAAGATAGCAACTCCAGCATTTAACAAGGAGAAAATAAAG GTCTGGGTGCCGGGGATGGTAGCTAGTGTAACAAAGATGCTGGAGAATTGGGAGGCAAAAATAGGAGAAAGGGATGAAATTGAGATGGAAGTTCACAAAGAATTTCATGAATTATCAGCTGAAATTTTTTCTAGAACGGTTCTGGGAAATAATTATGAAAATGGGAAACGCATTTTTAAATTGCAACAACAACAAGAGATCTCTACTAATCTGGCCATGCAGAATGTTTACATTCCTGGATTTAG GTTTTTGCCAACCAGAATGAACAGACTGAGATGGAGATTAGAGAAGGAAACCCGAGACACGATGAGAATGATTATTGAGGCAAGTAGAAAAACAAGTGTAAATTCGCTGAATTTCTTGAGCATGTTAATGTCTGGTGACATCAATAAGCATGGACCGCGGTTGGAGATTGAGGAAGTCATTGATGAGTGTAAGACGTTCTTCTACGCGGGGAAAGAAGCAACAGCTAATGCTCTGACTTGGGCACTTCTCCTTTTAGCACAGCACCAAGAATGGCAAAACAAGGCCCGAGAGGAAGTTCTTCTAGTGTGCAAAGACAATGAGCATCCAACTGTTGAGACCTTGCCAGAGCTGAAGATT GTTAGTATGATAATCAAGGAAACACTCCGGCTCTATACCCCTGATAACAGCATATGTAGACGGACCTTCAAGAAAGTAAAAGTTGGGAGCTTAGACATCCCAGCTGGAACAGAATTGTGCGTGCCACAAGCTGCCGTGCATCATGACACAAAGATATGGGGAGCCGACGCGAATGTGTTCAATCCTGCAAGGTTTGAGAAACCTCCAAAGCATTTGGGCGCGTACTTTCCATTTGGGCTCGGCTCCAGAATTTGCATTGGCCGAAATCTGGCCATGGTTGAAACTAAAATTGTCCTAGCTATGATTATCAAGCAGTTTTCCTTCGAGGTCTCACCATCATATGTCCATGCTCCAATGATGTTCTTCACTGTGCAGCCTCAGTATGGTGCCCATATCCTTGTTAAGAGGATCAATAGTTGA